One window from the genome of Salvia splendens isolate huo1 chromosome 9, SspV2, whole genome shotgun sequence encodes:
- the LOC121746997 gene encoding uncharacterized protein LOC121746997, whose protein sequence is MDPNFAAGFRHRRSPSSDRFLSVFSPPSPADESFASSAGDELSELDVFYTADFSDEHRISNSGASDRRQTERFGILAALQEDRRGISDAVVQKPALWSPSPASISRDIPVIPKRRMSTEPKISQSMPARRFQKSAPVNVPMMPRKVAEAFEDEAGEEEVLPPHEMVARVSLRNEKTTFSVLEGVGRTLKGRDLRQVRNAVWRQTGFLD, encoded by the coding sequence ATGGATCCCAATTTCGCCGCCGGTTTCCGCCACCGCCGTTCCCCCTCCTCCGACCGATTCCTCTCCGTCTTCTCCCCTCCTTCCCCCGCTGATGAATCATTCGCATCCTCCGCCGGCGACGAGCTCAGCGAGCTCGACGTCTTCTACACCGCCGACTTCTCCGACGAGCACCGGATCAGCAACTCCGGCGCCTCCGATCGCCGCCAGACGGAGAGGTTCGGCATCCTCGCCGCGCTGCAGGAGGATCGCCGCGGAATCAGCGACGCCGTGGTTCAGAAGCCGGCGCTGTGGTCTCCGTCTCCGGCGTCGATCTCGCGCGACATTCCGGTGATTCCGAAGCGGCGGATGTCGACGGAGCCGAAGATCTCGCAGTCCATGCCGGCGAGGCGGTTCCAGAAATCGGCGCCGGTGAATGTTCCGATGATGCCGCGGAAGGTGGCAGAGGCGTTCGAGGACGAGGCAGGGGAGGAGGAGGTGCTGCCGCCGCATGAGATGGTGGCGCGTGTGTCGCTGAGGAATGAGAAGACGACGTTTTCGGTGCTGGAAGGCGTCGGAAGGACGCTCAAGGGGAGAGATCTGCGGCAGGTGCGCAATGCTGTGTGGCGGCAAACAGGTTTTCTCGACTAA